A single Armatimonadota bacterium DNA region contains:
- a CDS encoding Gfo/Idh/MocA family oxidoreductase has translation MAKKKVNVGLVGYLFMGKAHSVGYRDCAFAFPDVKAEPVMKEICGLVGAEAAKYAKQYGWERSSEGYQHVVEADDIDLVDIATGNDTHKEIAIAAAKNGKHIFCEKPMAMNTAECKEMIDAAEKAGIIHMINFNYRRVPAVELAKQMVEKGMIGTPYHFRAVYLQDWIVDPEFPLVWRLQKDKAGSGAHGDLNAHIIDLARYLCGEFDEVCGLMKTFIKQRPVLSEATGGLSAKAGKQMGEVTVDDATLFLAKFKNGAVGTFEATRFATGNRNGNHFELNGSDGSIRFNLERLNELEFFNRKDKEGQQGWKTILVTDPPHPYIKGWWPAGHIIGWQHTFVHQIYNLMNGIATGKNPAPDFYDGLKCQMVLDAVEKSAETGQWVKV, from the coding sequence ATGGCAAAGAAAAAGGTTAACGTCGGACTTGTGGGCTATTTGTTCATGGGAAAGGCGCATAGCGTTGGTTATCGCGACTGCGCATTTGCTTTCCCGGATGTCAAGGCTGAGCCCGTCATGAAGGAGATATGCGGGCTTGTTGGTGCTGAAGCGGCGAAATATGCAAAGCAGTATGGTTGGGAGCGGTCAAGCGAAGGTTATCAACATGTGGTCGAAGCCGATGACATCGATTTGGTAGATATTGCTACCGGGAACGATACGCACAAAGAGATTGCGATTGCGGCTGCAAAAAATGGCAAGCACATCTTCTGCGAAAAACCAATGGCAATGAACACGGCTGAATGTAAGGAAATGATAGATGCCGCCGAGAAGGCAGGTATCATCCACATGATAAACTTTAACTACCGCCGTGTTCCAGCCGTTGAGCTGGCAAAGCAAATGGTTGAAAAGGGAATGATAGGCACGCCTTATCATTTCAGGGCTGTTTACCTGCAAGATTGGATTGTGGACCCCGAATTCCCGCTTGTTTGGAGACTTCAGAAAGATAAAGCCGGCTCAGGTGCTCATGGTGACCTCAATGCTCATATTATTGACCTTGCCCGCTACCTTTGCGGTGAGTTTGATGAGGTATGTGGTTTAATGAAAACCTTTATCAAACAGCGTCCAGTTCTCTCAGAAGCGACAGGAGGGTTAAGCGCTAAAGCTGGAAAGCAAATGGGTGAGGTTACTGTTGACGATGCGACGCTTTTCCTCGCCAAATTCAAGAATGGTGCAGTTGGCACCTTTGAGGCAACTCGCTTCGCCACCGGAAACCGCAATGGAAATCACTTCGAGCTAAACGGTAGCGATGGCAGCATACGATTTAATCTAGAAAGACTAAATGAGCTGGAATTCTTTAATCGCAAAGACAAGGAAGGACAGCAAGGTTGGAAAACAATCCTTGTTACAGACCCGCCGCATCCATACATCAAGGGTTGGTGGCCAGCAGGCCATATAATAGGTTGGCAACATACGTTTGTTCATCAGATATACAATCTAATGAACGGAATTGCTACAGGCAAAAATCCGGCGCCTGACTTCTACGATGGATTGAAATGCCAAATGGTGCTGGATGCTGTGGAAAAGTCGGCCGAGACTGGACAGTGGGTAAAAGTATAG